From the Comamonas odontotermitis genome, one window contains:
- a CDS encoding SlyX family protein, translating to MTTTEQLQARVEALEIKSAYAEDLLEDLNLTIYKQQQQIDRLQQMLLDVQQRLPEQGGGANVRNLRDELPPHY from the coding sequence ATGACCACTACCGAACAGCTCCAGGCCCGCGTTGAAGCGCTGGAGATCAAATCGGCCTACGCCGAAGACCTGCTGGAAGATCTGAACCTGACGATCTACAAGCAGCAGCAACAGATTGACCGCCTGCAGCAAATGCTGCTGGATGTGCAGCAGCGCCTGCCCGAGCAGGGCGGTGGCGCCAACGTACGCAATCTGCGGGATGAGCTGCCGCCGCACTATTGA
- a CDS encoding HTH-type transcriptional regulator ArgP produces MLDYLGLAALAAVVREGSFERAAKKLHVTPSAVSQRVKQLEERTGQVLVQRGNPCTGTEAGRRLCLHLEQVALLENELRRSNPDLLPEAPVAPTLKLAVNADSLSTWFMDAMAEFTAGGNELLDLRIDDQDHTAQALREGAVIGAVTGTSSQIPGCNSWPLGTMRYVAAASPGFVARYFANGVTAEALARAPIMTFDRKDRLQDQWMQANGLASRNSGPRHFLPSNYGYVRACEIGMGWGMHPEVLIDEQLARGRLVPLIAGTPLDVPLFWALPRSAQTSLGRLTDCVMRAAAEVLTPA; encoded by the coding sequence ATGCTGGACTACCTGGGATTGGCCGCTCTTGCCGCCGTGGTGCGTGAAGGCAGCTTTGAGCGCGCCGCCAAGAAATTGCATGTCACGCCTTCGGCGGTGTCGCAGCGCGTCAAGCAGCTCGAAGAGCGCACCGGCCAGGTGCTGGTGCAGCGCGGCAACCCTTGCACCGGCACCGAGGCGGGTCGGCGCCTGTGCCTGCATCTGGAGCAGGTGGCACTGCTGGAAAACGAGCTGCGCCGCAGCAACCCCGATCTGCTGCCCGAGGCGCCGGTGGCACCCACGCTCAAGCTGGCGGTGAACGCGGATTCGCTCTCCACCTGGTTCATGGATGCCATGGCCGAGTTCACAGCGGGCGGCAATGAGCTGCTTGATCTGCGCATCGATGACCAGGACCACACGGCGCAGGCCCTGCGCGAGGGCGCCGTGATTGGCGCGGTCACCGGCACCAGCAGCCAGATCCCCGGATGCAATAGCTGGCCACTGGGAACCATGCGCTATGTTGCCGCTGCCAGCCCCGGCTTTGTGGCGCGCTACTTTGCGAACGGGGTGACCGCAGAGGCGCTGGCCCGTGCACCGATCATGACGTTCGACCGCAAGGACCGCCTGCAGGACCAGTGGATGCAGGCCAACGGTCTGGCCTCGCGCAACAGCGGTCCACGCCATTTCCTGCCGTCCAACTACGGCTACGTGCGCGCCTGCGAGATCGGCATGGGCTGGGGCATGCACCCGGAGGTGCTGATTGACGAGCAGTTGGCGCGCGGCCGCCTCGTGCCCTTGATTGCGGGCACGCCGCTGGACGTGCCCCTGTTCTGGGCCTTGCCGCGCAGCGCGCAAACCAGCCTTGGGCGGCTGACCGACTGCGTCATGCGGGCGGCGGCAGAGGTGCTGACGCCCGCTTGA
- a CDS encoding Lrp/AsnC family transcriptional regulator produces the protein MKADLDPFDWAILAILQRNNLTPQREIAERVHLSPAAVQRRIRRLQDSGVIAANTAQLNPEAVGRPLTILIEVQLVNELDALTAGFRTRVAAEPAVQQCYSTTGHTDYLLVVTAADMQEYQAITQRLFGGDQNIQRFTTSIALATLKRSLQMPLPG, from the coding sequence ATGAAAGCCGATCTCGACCCCTTTGACTGGGCCATTCTGGCCATTCTGCAAAGGAACAACCTCACCCCGCAACGCGAAATTGCCGAACGGGTGCATCTGTCGCCCGCCGCCGTGCAGCGGCGCATTCGTCGCCTGCAGGACAGCGGGGTGATCGCGGCCAATACCGCCCAGCTCAACCCCGAAGCCGTCGGCCGGCCACTGACGATTCTGATCGAGGTGCAGCTGGTCAATGAGCTCGATGCACTGACCGCCGGATTTCGTACCCGCGTGGCGGCCGAGCCCGCCGTGCAGCAGTGCTACAGCACCACAGGGCACACGGATTACCTGCTCGTCGTCACGGCCGCCGACATGCAGGAGTACCAGGCCATCACCCAGCGACTGTTCGGCGGCGACCAGAACATCCAGCGCTTCACGACCTCCATCGCCCTGGCTACTCTCAAGCGCAGCCTGCAGATGCCATTGCCAGGCTGA
- a CDS encoding aminotransferase-like domain-containing protein: MTLRFASRLDNVETSAIRELFKLLGKPGIISFAGGFPDAAMFDVDGVQQAANAALKEEPGAALQYGATEGYQPFREQIASFMAGKGVQNLAPEQLITTTGSQQALDLLGKTMISPGDKVIVEGPTFLATIQCFRLYGAEVISAPIDEHGVITEELDRLIAQHKPKLVYLVPTFGNPSGALLSLERRKQVLEMAVRHQTLVVEDDPYGDLYFDAPPPPSMLALSHTVPGSREYLAHCGSMSKVLSPGLRLGWLIAPAELLAKCVMCKQFSDAHTSTFTQATAAQYLKAGRMPATLARVRTTYAARSKAMGDALRSHLGDAVRFVQPQGGMFIWVQLTGANGQEKDGNALAKRAIEQGVAFVPGTPFFAQNPDPSTLRLSFATADIPKIEEGMARLAKAF; the protein is encoded by the coding sequence ATGACACTGCGTTTCGCCTCTCGCCTCGACAATGTCGAGACGTCCGCCATCCGTGAACTGTTCAAGCTGCTGGGCAAACCCGGCATCATCAGCTTTGCCGGGGGCTTTCCAGATGCCGCCATGTTCGATGTGGATGGTGTGCAGCAGGCGGCGAATGCTGCACTGAAGGAAGAGCCGGGCGCGGCCTTGCAGTACGGCGCCACCGAGGGCTACCAGCCTTTTCGCGAGCAGATTGCCAGCTTCATGGCTGGCAAGGGCGTGCAGAATCTTGCGCCCGAGCAGCTGATCACCACGACCGGAAGCCAGCAGGCGCTGGATCTGCTGGGCAAGACCATGATCTCGCCCGGCGACAAGGTGATTGTTGAAGGGCCGACCTTTCTCGCCACGATCCAGTGTTTCCGACTCTACGGGGCTGAAGTCATCAGCGCACCGATCGACGAGCATGGCGTGATCACAGAAGAGCTGGACCGGCTGATCGCCCAGCACAAACCCAAGCTGGTGTACCTGGTGCCCACCTTTGGCAACCCCAGCGGTGCATTGCTGAGCCTGGAGCGCCGCAAGCAGGTGCTGGAGATGGCCGTGCGCCACCAGACCCTGGTGGTGGAAGACGATCCCTATGGTGACCTGTACTTCGACGCTCCCCCGCCCCCCAGCATGCTGGCGCTCTCCCACACCGTGCCGGGCAGCCGCGAGTATCTCGCCCACTGCGGCAGCATGAGCAAGGTGCTCAGCCCCGGCCTGCGCCTGGGCTGGCTGATCGCACCGGCCGAGCTGCTGGCCAAATGTGTGATGTGCAAGCAGTTCAGCGATGCGCATACCAGCACCTTCACGCAGGCCACCGCTGCGCAGTACCTCAAGGCGGGCCGCATGCCAGCCACGCTGGCACGTGTGCGTACAACCTACGCGGCACGCAGCAAGGCCATGGGCGATGCGCTGCGCAGCCACCTGGGAGATGCGGTGCGCTTTGTGCAGCCGCAAGGCGGCATGTTCATCTGGGTGCAACTGACCGGAGCCAACGGCCAGGAGAAGGACGGCAACGCTCTGGCCAAGCGGGCCATCGAGCAAGGTGTGGCCTTTGTGCCCGGCACGCCGTTCTTTGCGCAGAACCCCGACCCTTCCACCCTGCGCCTGTCCTTTGCCACGGCTGATATCCCCAAGATCGAAGAAGGCATGGCACGTCTGGCCAAGGCGTTCTGA
- a CDS encoding M20/M25/M40 family metallo-hydrolase, with protein MALSTDFTPLSLAVLPRRKRSLLKRLLRLFVIALVLLAIAGAAAWWQLTYPGVKARTLPATAQSLRGSGGASEERLQAHVRALSENFPGRSFDQPAQLDLASNYIHAQLQALGAAPSRQPVRVDGQAHYHNIVVRLGPKKGEAGGDAPLLVIGAHYDAVRTNGVAADSAPDAHSHTPGADDNASGVAGLLELARMLVAHPPRQPVELVAYTLEEPPQFRTPQMGSYQHAAALANARQPLRMMLSLEMIGYFDDRPASQHYPVPGMTAIYPSAGNFLALIGQLSHFAATRETYAQMLGGAQIDAAGTAPLPVRALSAPASLRGIDYSDHQNYWRFGYPALMVTDTSFMRNPHYHRSTDTWDKLDYRRMAQAVNAVLAVALADPADPGQGVVPRAGDFLR; from the coding sequence ATGGCTTTATCCACCGATTTCACGCCTCTATCACTGGCCGTGCTGCCCCGCCGCAAGCGCAGCCTGCTCAAGCGCCTGCTGAGGCTTTTCGTGATTGCCTTGGTACTGCTGGCAATTGCAGGCGCCGCCGCCTGGTGGCAGTTGACCTACCCCGGCGTCAAAGCCCGTACCCTGCCCGCAACGGCGCAATCGCTGCGTGGCTCTGGGGGCGCCTCGGAGGAACGCCTGCAAGCCCATGTCAGAGCGCTGAGCGAGAACTTTCCCGGTCGCAGCTTTGACCAGCCCGCACAGCTCGATCTGGCGTCCAACTACATCCACGCCCAATTGCAAGCCCTGGGCGCCGCGCCTTCTCGCCAGCCCGTACGGGTGGATGGACAAGCGCACTACCACAATATCGTTGTGCGCCTCGGCCCCAAAAAAGGCGAGGCAGGGGGCGATGCGCCGCTGCTGGTGATTGGCGCGCATTACGACGCAGTGCGCACCAACGGTGTCGCAGCAGACTCTGCCCCAGATGCCCATAGCCACACGCCCGGTGCAGACGACAATGCAAGCGGCGTAGCGGGGTTGCTGGAACTGGCCCGCATGCTGGTCGCCCACCCACCCAGGCAACCTGTGGAACTGGTGGCATACACCTTGGAAGAACCACCCCAGTTCCGCACTCCGCAAATGGGCAGCTACCAGCACGCAGCTGCATTGGCCAACGCCAGGCAGCCGCTGCGCATGATGCTGTCGCTGGAAATGATTGGCTACTTTGACGACCGACCTGCCAGCCAGCACTATCCGGTGCCGGGCATGACAGCCATCTACCCCAGCGCAGGCAATTTTCTGGCGCTGATCGGGCAGTTGAGCCACTTTGCAGCAACGCGCGAAACCTATGCCCAAATGCTGGGTGGCGCACAGATCGACGCCGCTGGCACCGCGCCGCTGCCCGTGCGCGCACTCAGCGCGCCTGCGTCGCTGCGCGGCATCGATTACTCCGACCACCAGAACTACTGGCGCTTTGGCTACCCCGCGCTGATGGTGACGGACACCTCGTTCATGCGCAACCCGCATTACCACCGCAGCACGGACACCTGGGACAAACTCGATTACCGCCGCATGGCACAGGCGGTGAACGCCGTGCTGGCCGTGGCCCTGGCCGACCCTGCAGACCCCGGCCAGGGCGTTGTGCCCCGGGCCGGTGATTTTTTGCGCTAA
- a CDS encoding LysE/ArgO family amino acid transporter — translation MWTTTMTSTWLAGFTVCLSLIVSIGAQNLYVLRQAVNGQHIRACVAWCVLADALLIGIGVAGMAQVLGDSPRLAYYLTLGGAIFLLAYGLMALWRMVTAPDASLGASADGDAAEKTTAAARRSLWSVLGALVVITLFNPHVYLDTVVLVGSIGARQDGMLKWVFVLGAACASLTWFVTLAHAGKRMQKLFANPLSWRILDGLTGVMMLTLAWWVYGGLDQIAA, via the coding sequence ATGTGGACTACAACAATGACTTCTACCTGGCTGGCAGGCTTTACCGTCTGCCTGTCCCTCATCGTGTCGATCGGCGCGCAGAACCTGTATGTGCTGCGCCAGGCCGTCAATGGGCAGCACATCCGAGCCTGCGTGGCCTGGTGCGTGCTGGCCGATGCCCTGCTGATCGGTATCGGTGTGGCTGGCATGGCGCAAGTGCTGGGCGATTCGCCCAGGCTGGCCTATTACCTCACGCTGGGCGGCGCGATCTTTCTGCTCGCCTACGGCCTGATGGCGCTGTGGCGCATGGTGACGGCGCCTGATGCTTCTTTGGGCGCGAGCGCCGATGGCGACGCTGCCGAGAAGACCACCGCCGCCGCCCGTCGCAGCCTCTGGAGCGTGCTGGGCGCGCTGGTGGTCATCACCTTGTTCAACCCGCACGTATACCTGGATACGGTCGTGCTGGTCGGCTCCATCGGCGCCCGCCAGGACGGCATGCTCAAATGGGTGTTTGTGCTGGGCGCAGCCTGTGCCAGCCTCACCTGGTTCGTCACCCTGGCACATGCGGGCAAGCGCATGCAGAAGCTGTTTGCCAATCCGCTTTCCTGGCGCATTCTTGATGGGCTGACCGGCGTGATGATGCTGACCCTGGCTTGGTGGGTGTATGGCGGGCTGGATCAGATCGCTGCGTAA
- a CDS encoding pirin family protein, which produces MQDNHPTIILSAQALDQRLPGIDPFIFGMYHQDRYPAGNGQLGPGQELLQGREIGMDFSGKDGFSMYHGEQVPGFPAHPHRGFETVTIVRKGLVDHADSLGATARYGEGDVQWLTTGSGVQHGEMFPLVHEDKDNTLDLLQIWLNLPAKNKMAPPDFTMFWAHDIPHVRQSDAQGRQSEVEVIAGDYVPVHSGAGDRPTLARALVPPTHSWASEPGADVAIWIIRLEPGASLVLPAASSQARRALYLTTGSTLTVDGQRFHQPVMVEVLPDHPAPLRNDGNEVVEVLMLQGKPIGEPVASHGPIVMNTQQEVIQAVHDFQRTQFGGWPWPSHAHTHGTRGRFAQHPDGRVETPQA; this is translated from the coding sequence ATGCAAGACAACCACCCCACCATCATCCTCAGCGCCCAGGCCCTGGACCAACGCCTGCCGGGCATCGATCCGTTCATCTTCGGCATGTACCACCAGGACCGCTATCCCGCAGGCAATGGCCAGTTGGGTCCCGGGCAGGAGTTGCTGCAAGGCCGCGAGATCGGCATGGACTTCAGCGGCAAGGACGGCTTCAGCATGTACCACGGCGAGCAGGTGCCGGGTTTTCCTGCGCACCCGCACCGAGGGTTCGAGACAGTCACCATCGTGCGCAAGGGTCTGGTGGACCATGCAGACTCCCTGGGCGCCACAGCCCGCTATGGCGAAGGTGATGTGCAGTGGCTCACCACCGGCTCGGGCGTGCAGCATGGAGAGATGTTTCCCCTGGTGCACGAGGACAAGGACAACACGCTCGATCTGCTTCAGATCTGGCTGAACCTGCCCGCCAAGAACAAGATGGCGCCGCCCGATTTCACCATGTTCTGGGCGCATGACATTCCGCATGTGCGGCAATCCGATGCCCAGGGCCGCCAAAGCGAGGTGGAAGTGATTGCGGGCGATTACGTACCCGTTCATTCAGGCGCTGGCGACAGACCGACGCTGGCGAGGGCGCTGGTACCGCCCACCCATTCCTGGGCCAGCGAGCCGGGGGCTGATGTGGCGATCTGGATCATCCGCCTGGAGCCCGGTGCCAGCCTGGTGCTGCCCGCCGCCAGCAGCCAGGCGCGCCGCGCACTCTATCTGACAACAGGCTCTACCCTGACGGTGGACGGCCAGCGCTTTCACCAGCCGGTGATGGTGGAAGTGCTGCCCGATCACCCTGCGCCGCTGCGCAACGACGGCAACGAGGTGGTCGAAGTGCTAATGCTGCAAGGCAAGCCCATTGGCGAGCCCGTGGCATCTCACGGCCCGATTGTGATGAACACCCAGCAAGAGGTCATTCAGGCGGTGCATGATTTTCAGCGCACCCAGTTTGGCGGCTGGCCCTGGCCCAGCCATGCCCATACCCATGGCACCAGGGGCCGGTTTGCCCAGCATCCCGATGGCCGGGTGGAAACGCCGCAGGCCTGA
- a CDS encoding DUF2721 domain-containing protein: MAIDVSNITHSIQLAVAPVFFLTGVAGMIGAVAGRLARIIDRGRVLEDRMSASKDADYIQRSMLELGFLRRRGRLANVCIGLLTGCGALIALTIILLFIGQTAAAEIDARAWSMAAMISFGLGVVSFVSALCCFMIETMMATRLLNFHPLRQAAKAEEDRSSAF; encoded by the coding sequence ATGGCCATCGACGTCAGCAATATCACCCACAGCATCCAGCTTGCTGTGGCTCCTGTTTTCTTTTTGACCGGCGTGGCCGGAATGATCGGTGCGGTGGCCGGGCGGCTGGCGCGCATCATCGACCGTGGCCGTGTGCTCGAGGACCGCATGAGCGCCTCCAAGGATGCGGATTACATCCAGCGCTCCATGCTGGAGTTGGGTTTCCTGCGCCGGCGCGGGCGCCTGGCCAATGTCTGCATCGGGCTGCTTACGGGGTGTGGCGCGCTGATTGCGCTGACCATCATCCTGCTGTTCATCGGCCAGACGGCGGCGGCGGAAATCGATGCGCGGGCCTGGTCGATGGCGGCGATGATCAGCTTTGGCCTCGGGGTGGTGAGCTTCGTGTCGGCGCTGTGCTGCTTCATGATCGAGACCATGATGGCAACCCGACTGCTGAACTTTCATCCGTTGCGGCAGGCAGCCAAGGCCGAAGAGGATCGCTCTTCGGCGTTCTGA
- a CDS encoding lipoprotein N-acyltransferase Lnb domain-containing protein has product MNDMRIAGFFFAIAKLIASLLMLAGVVWACGALWFQLAQTVKSGSARGLILGIWVGFGLYSIYLLWQQRVPKGLLIYGVLLGAILVWWSTIHPSNTRRWAPDVAQQLSGSISGDIATLHNVRNFDWQTATRATPRWEDRSYDLNQLVSVDMATSYWMGPAIAHTLVSFGFDDGKGPRRYLTFSVEIRKEAGESFSAIGGFFKQFELSLVAAEERDILRVRSNLRGEEVYLYSIQMPRAAMRSLFAAYVDKANALVETPAFYHTVFANCTTIVFDMVRSIVPGLPLDWRLLASGYLPQYVDSLGALARPHDFEALRSAAHINDRARAALPGEDFSAAIRKGVPQAPALP; this is encoded by the coding sequence ATGAATGACATGCGGATTGCCGGTTTCTTTTTTGCCATTGCCAAGCTGATCGCCTCGCTCCTGATGCTGGCCGGTGTGGTCTGGGCCTGCGGGGCTCTGTGGTTTCAGTTGGCGCAAACAGTCAAATCTGGCTCGGCGCGGGGCCTGATTCTGGGCATCTGGGTCGGCTTTGGCCTCTACAGCATCTATCTTTTGTGGCAGCAGCGCGTGCCCAAGGGCTTGCTGATCTACGGCGTGCTGCTGGGCGCCATTCTCGTGTGGTGGAGCACCATCCACCCCTCGAACACGCGCCGTTGGGCGCCCGATGTGGCCCAACAGCTATCCGGCAGCATCAGCGGCGACATCGCCACGCTGCACAATGTCCGCAATTTTGACTGGCAGACCGCCACCCGCGCCACCCCGCGCTGGGAAGACCGCAGCTATGACCTGAACCAGCTGGTATCGGTGGACATGGCCACCTCGTACTGGATGGGACCGGCCATTGCGCATACCCTGGTGTCGTTTGGCTTTGACGATGGCAAGGGCCCGCGCAGGTACCTGACGTTCTCGGTCGAAATCCGCAAGGAGGCGGGCGAGTCGTTCTCGGCCATTGGCGGCTTCTTCAAGCAGTTCGAACTGAGCCTGGTTGCCGCCGAAGAGCGCGACATTCTGCGCGTGCGCAGCAACCTGCGCGGCGAAGAGGTCTACCTCTACAGCATTCAGATGCCGCGCGCCGCCATGCGCTCGCTGTTTGCCGCCTATGTCGACAAGGCCAACGCCCTGGTGGAAACGCCTGCGTTCTACCACACGGTATTTGCCAATTGCACCACCATCGTGTTCGACATGGTACGCAGCATCGTTCCCGGCCTGCCGCTCGATTGGCGCCTGCTGGCCAGCGGCTATCTGCCGCAGTATGTGGACAGCCTGGGCGCGCTGGCCCGCCCCCATGATTTCGAAGCGCTGCGCAGCGCAGCCCATATCAATGACCGCGCCAGGGCAGCGCTGCCCGGCGAGGATTTTTCAGCAGCCATCCGCAAAGGCGTGCCGCAGGCGCCCGCCCTGCCCTGA
- a CDS encoding amidase, translated as MPNLPAQITELSGVALSAAIHARHVSCVDVLHAYLAQIDALNPQVNAIVALQDRETLLTQAQRLDLELAQGRSRGLLHGIPQAPKDILPVQGMVTTRGSPLFAGQVSEADAIHFERMRASGAVFVGRTNSPEFGLGGHTYNLVYGATRNAWAPTRSAGGSSGGAAVATALHMLPFADGSDMMGSLRTPAAFNNVFGFRPSLGAVPYGPAEELFLQQYSTNGPMARNVPDLALQMQVMAGADTRTPLAREWPTGAFAVDGLQRDFQGARIGWLGDWGGHLAMEPGLLAQQEAALEHFRSLGAVVEPAVLDFDLEQLWEAWLDVRSLQVAGANLVLYTDPAKRSLLKPEAVWEIERGMRLSGMRIYEAAKVRSSWYLQLHGLLQRFDYLAMPGTQVYPFAVELDWPHMVGEREMDTYHRWMEVVIAATMAGLPTLAVPAGISAQGLPAGIQIVGGLRADWAVLQLGHAYDQASGYSQLRSPLLQGV; from the coding sequence ATGCCCAACCTGCCCGCCCAGATCACCGAACTATCGGGTGTTGCGCTGTCCGCCGCCATCCATGCGCGCCACGTCTCCTGCGTGGATGTGCTGCATGCCTACCTGGCGCAGATCGATGCGCTCAACCCGCAGGTCAACGCCATTGTGGCCCTGCAGGACCGCGAAACCCTGCTGACCCAGGCGCAGCGGCTGGATCTGGAGCTGGCGCAGGGCCGCTCGCGCGGGCTGCTGCATGGCATTCCGCAAGCCCCCAAGGACATTCTGCCGGTGCAGGGCATGGTGACAACGCGAGGCTCACCACTGTTTGCAGGCCAGGTGTCCGAGGCCGATGCCATTCACTTCGAGCGCATGCGCGCCAGCGGTGCGGTGTTTGTCGGCCGCACCAATTCACCCGAATTCGGCCTCGGCGGCCATACCTACAACCTGGTGTACGGCGCCACACGCAACGCCTGGGCGCCCACGCGCTCGGCCGGAGGCAGCTCGGGCGGCGCGGCAGTTGCCACCGCCTTGCATATGCTGCCGTTTGCCGATGGCTCGGACATGATGGGCTCGCTGCGCACGCCAGCGGCCTTCAACAACGTGTTTGGCTTTCGGCCATCGCTGGGGGCCGTGCCCTATGGCCCGGCTGAGGAACTGTTCCTGCAGCAGTACAGCACCAACGGCCCCATGGCTCGCAATGTGCCCGACCTGGCCCTGCAGATGCAGGTGATGGCCGGCGCCGACACCCGCACCCCGCTGGCGCGCGAGTGGCCCACCGGTGCCTTTGCGGTGGACGGCCTGCAGCGCGATTTTCAGGGCGCGCGCATCGGGTGGCTGGGCGACTGGGGCGGCCATCTGGCCATGGAGCCCGGCCTGCTGGCGCAGCAGGAGGCGGCGCTGGAGCACTTTCGCAGCCTGGGGGCGGTGGTGGAGCCTGCCGTGCTCGACTTCGATCTGGAGCAATTGTGGGAGGCCTGGCTGGATGTGCGCAGCCTGCAGGTGGCGGGTGCCAATCTGGTGCTCTACACCGATCCGGCCAAGCGCAGCCTGCTCAAGCCCGAAGCGGTGTGGGAGATCGAGCGTGGGATGCGTCTGTCAGGCATGCGCATCTACGAGGCTGCCAAGGTGCGCAGCAGCTGGTACCTCCAGCTGCACGGCCTTCTGCAGCGCTTTGACTATCTGGCGATGCCCGGCACCCAGGTCTACCCATTCGCGGTGGAACTGGACTGGCCGCACATGGTGGGCGAACGCGAGATGGACACCTACCACCGCTGGATGGAAGTGGTGATTGCTGCCACCATGGCGGGCCTGCCCACGCTTGCCGTGCCTGCCGGCATCAGCGCCCAGGGATTGCCGGCCGGTATCCAGATCGTGGGCGGCCTGCGGGCAGATTGGGCGGTGCTGCAGCTCGGCCACGCCTATGACCAGGCCAGCGGCTACAGCCAGTTGCGCAGCCCGCTGCTGCAAGGCGTCTGA
- the nth gene encoding endonuclease III, whose product MKTADIEPFFATLKAANPSPQTELEYTSVFELLTAVLLSAQATDVGVNKATRKLFPVANTPQAILDLGLEGLESHIKTIGLYRSKAKHLMETCRMLVQLHGGKVPDTREALEALPGVGRKTANVVLNVAFGQPTMAVDTHIFRVGNRTGLAPGKNPLEVEKQLMKRVPDEYAVDSHHWLILLGRYVCQARKPRCWECVVAPYCDFTPKTPAPASGMR is encoded by the coding sequence ATGAAAACCGCCGATATCGAACCGTTTTTCGCCACGCTGAAGGCTGCCAACCCCTCGCCACAGACCGAGCTGGAGTACACCTCGGTGTTCGAGCTGCTCACCGCTGTGCTGCTGTCGGCCCAGGCCACCGATGTGGGCGTGAACAAGGCCACGCGCAAGCTCTTTCCGGTTGCCAACACACCGCAGGCCATTCTGGACCTGGGCCTCGAAGGCCTGGAGAGCCATATCAAGACCATTGGCCTGTACCGCAGCAAGGCCAAGCACCTGATGGAAACCTGCCGCATGCTGGTGCAGCTCCATGGCGGCAAGGTCCCCGACACCCGCGAAGCGCTGGAGGCCCTGCCAGGCGTGGGCCGCAAGACGGCCAATGTGGTGCTGAACGTGGCATTTGGCCAGCCGACCATGGCAGTCGATACGCACATCTTCCGCGTCGGCAACCGCACGGGTCTGGCACCTGGCAAGAACCCGCTGGAAGTGGAAAAGCAGCTGATGAAGCGCGTACCCGACGAATACGCCGTCGATTCGCACCACTGGCTGATTCTGCTGGGCCGCTATGTGTGCCAGGCGCGCAAACCGCGCTGCTGGGAATGCGTGGTGGCGCCCTACTGCGATTTCACGCCAAAGACGCCAGCGCCAGCTTCGGGCATGCGCTGA
- a CDS encoding ABC transporter ATP-binding protein produces the protein MIEVQNLIVDYPGHRALHGISLQIAAGTVTALVGPNGAGKSTLLRCMAGLESPLAGSVHVAEVDVQENPRRAHQHMGYLSDFFGLYEALSVAQCLQYAAESQGLSRQAAAQRVQAVARQLALTDKLGNAARNLSRGQRQRVAIGQAIIHQPQVLLLDEPASGLDPEARSSLSALFRQLHAQGMTLVVSSHILSELDEYCTHILSIREGRITSHEALNAAPHTSGTGAQTGELVMQVELAAPLANSSTALDGYRLVDMRATGEASHALWLALPANSDAARVQLLQQLVAHGAQVLSYHPARTSLQERYQQSLQTGTAPVAGAPADLFAKEPE, from the coding sequence ATGATTGAGGTACAGAACCTGATCGTTGACTACCCCGGCCACCGGGCATTGCATGGCATCAGCCTGCAGATTGCCGCGGGAACGGTCACGGCGCTCGTCGGCCCCAATGGCGCGGGCAAATCCACCTTGTTGCGCTGCATGGCCGGGCTGGAATCACCGCTCGCCGGCAGCGTGCATGTGGCTGAAGTGGATGTGCAGGAAAACCCGCGCCGCGCCCACCAGCACATGGGCTACCTGTCCGATTTCTTCGGCCTGTACGAGGCCTTGTCCGTTGCCCAGTGCCTGCAGTACGCGGCAGAAAGCCAGGGCCTGAGCCGCCAGGCCGCCGCCCAGCGCGTGCAAGCCGTGGCCCGCCAGTTGGCACTGACCGACAAGCTCGGCAATGCAGCGCGCAACCTCTCGCGCGGCCAGCGCCAGCGCGTGGCCATCGGCCAGGCCATCATCCACCAGCCGCAGGTGCTGCTGCTCGACGAGCCCGCCAGCGGGCTCGATCCGGAGGCGCGCAGCAGCCTCTCGGCCCTCTTTCGCCAGTTGCACGCCCAGGGCATGACCCTGGTGGTATCCAGCCATATCCTGAGCGAGCTGGATGAGTACTGCACGCACATCCTGTCGATCCGGGAGGGCCGCATCACCAGCCATGAAGCGCTGAATGCGGCCCCGCACACCAGCGGCACCGGCGCGCAGACGGGCGAACTGGTGATGCAGGTCGAGCTGGCTGCACCATTGGCAAACAGCAGTACGGCCCTGGATGGCTACCGGCTCGTGGACATGCGCGCCACTGGCGAGGCGAGCCACGCGCTTTGGCTTGCCCTGCCCGCCAACAGCGACGCCGCGCGCGTGCAACTGCTGCAACAACTGGTCGCCCACGGGGCCCAGGTGCTGAGCTACCACCCGGCCCGCACCAGCCTGCAGGAGCGCTACCAGCAGAGCCTGCAGACGGGTACCGCACCCGTCGCTGGTGCTCCTGCCGATCTTTTTGCCAAGGAGCCGGAATGA